In Pseudobacter ginsenosidimutans, the following are encoded in one genomic region:
- a CDS encoding DUF4397 domain-containing protein, whose amino-acid sequence MSIRLQYSSGLMATLLLLAACKKDKSDFGFDNRPVIDNQKKSNVRIVNLSAYNQVVADGDSLTNFVVRGPSDPMTGRYPGTKYFPADGRLGKIWEIPMDLFGTGDKTELTISDKSYSGFNSSVGFTAENSYSNPTDYILLPFEYFTGQPKIVPVTRGVTGPSKPDHIKIRIINLTGNINNPVFTEFGTQETLNGAVTLAYADGTPVSDKTSHISTTAMVSEYVEVPYGTYQFRVLTENGKQFPSPFSGLNYRIIDPVTSTYSDDYGSSSNLVFNPVAVYQPGGVYTVIVTPQRFNYHINEMTEESFLYQNSMQVITDISPAANATYFRMQAVNALRDEEISFVANSQAVGGALKFGEVGTYANLINGAFKVEAKNAAGQVIATAEQELRANMNYTAWLYPAADGAAKLLIVANDLSGVQYAGGSEDGTYDRLKHSFFLFKRFLNFSPDNQYITYTLDNGQPISTNGSVNLQPGIPVIVQPYLGTTIHTPSYQIMAYRSAPAVVPGTWANDIPVLHSEDFIARKSLYNNAGKALPVHENGIFTVALIGSAGSIAPKAKMMIVKHNK is encoded by the coding sequence ATGTCAATACGTTTACAATACAGTTCAGGTCTGATGGCAACTTTGTTGCTGCTGGCCGCCTGTAAAAAAGATAAGTCTGATTTCGGATTCGATAACCGGCCGGTGATCGACAACCAGAAGAAATCGAATGTGCGCATCGTGAACCTCAGCGCTTACAACCAGGTAGTTGCCGATGGCGACAGTCTCACCAATTTTGTAGTGCGGGGCCCGAGCGATCCCATGACCGGCAGATATCCCGGTACTAAATATTTCCCTGCTGATGGCAGGCTGGGTAAGATCTGGGAGATACCTATGGATCTTTTCGGCACCGGGGATAAAACGGAGCTGACCATTTCAGATAAAAGTTACAGTGGTTTCAATAGCAGCGTTGGCTTTACTGCCGAAAACAGTTACAGCAATCCTACAGATTATATCCTGCTTCCCTTCGAATATTTTACCGGCCAGCCTAAGATAGTGCCGGTAACAAGAGGCGTAACTGGTCCGTCCAAACCTGATCATATCAAGATCAGGATCATCAACCTCACAGGCAATATCAATAATCCTGTATTCACTGAATTTGGTACGCAGGAAACACTGAACGGCGCTGTTACCCTCGCCTATGCAGATGGAACACCGGTAAGCGATAAAACAAGCCATATCAGTACAACCGCCATGGTATCTGAATATGTGGAGGTCCCTTACGGTACTTACCAGTTCAGGGTGTTGACTGAAAATGGAAAACAGTTCCCTTCTCCATTTTCCGGACTCAATTACAGGATCATCGATCCGGTTACCTCCACTTATTCCGATGATTACGGATCCAGCTCCAATCTTGTGTTCAATCCCGTTGCCGTGTATCAGCCCGGTGGTGTGTATACGGTGATCGTAACGCCTCAGCGATTCAATTATCATATCAATGAAATGACGGAGGAATCATTCCTCTATCAGAATTCTATGCAGGTGATCACTGATATCAGTCCAGCTGCCAATGCTACTTATTTCAGGATGCAGGCTGTGAATGCGCTGCGCGATGAGGAGATCAGTTTTGTTGCAAACAGCCAGGCAGTAGGCGGCGCATTGAAATTTGGCGAAGTTGGTACTTATGCCAACCTGATCAATGGCGCTTTCAAGGTGGAAGCGAAGAATGCAGCAGGACAGGTAATCGCAACTGCTGAGCAGGAATTGAGGGCCAATATGAATTATACAGCCTGGTTGTATCCTGCAGCAGATGGAGCGGCAAAACTCTTGATCGTTGCCAATGATCTGAGTGGCGTGCAATACGCCGGCGGATCGGAAGATGGCACCTACGACAGGTTGAAGCATAGCTTCTTCCTCTTCAAACGCTTCCTGAATTTCTCTCCCGACAATCAATACATCACTTACACACTGGATAACGGACAACCGATCAGCACCAATGGCAGCGTGAATCTGCAACCAGGCATTCCCGTTATAGTACAGCCTTACCTGGGCACAACAATCCATACGCCTTCCTACCAGATCATGGCTTACCGCTCAGCGCCAGCTGTTGTTCCCGGTACCTGGGCAAATGATATACCTGTATTGCATTCGGAAGATTTCATCGCAAGAAAATCCCTGTACAACAACGCCGGCAAGGCTTTGCCGGTACATGAGAACGGGATCTTCACGGTGGCGCTTATCGGAAGTGCCGGCAGCATTGCGCCCAAAGCGAAAATGATGATCGTAAAACATAACAAATGA
- a CDS encoding fasciclin domain-containing protein: protein MNTFFKSLKIALAAVVLLSSCEHDNLEVPKPNENIRPAADFIRNNYDFRLFYSALEYTGLVNELNAPGPITVLAVPDNGWSAIGVNTEQQVRSLNKDSLRHALQYHVLKNRRWITTDFATNGVDVRLETLAGESVYVSAVNKNNDYFFGGARISRKDIILANGVMQVMNKFMQYHKGKTVQDHLAAKPEFSLFVTGLKKFGIWDELANKGPFTIFAPDNDAFAAKGITAETINNLNVDLFHAQRLFGAYIIYQSHFFVSDQHVFKSLGAEYSYPYTLRNDTWYVNFGTSLLQTNPSDIFFTPYPELTYFRPVPGGLPVVIGMVTQSSYNSKPLVWYDHLCENGIVHRLHGLLALPADASK, encoded by the coding sequence ATGAATACATTTTTCAAGTCACTCAAAATAGCTCTCGCGGCGGTAGTATTACTGAGTTCCTGTGAGCACGACAACCTGGAAGTGCCGAAGCCAAACGAGAATATCCGTCCTGCGGCTGACTTCATCAGGAACAACTATGATTTCCGCTTATTCTATTCGGCCCTCGAATATACTGGCCTGGTGAACGAGCTCAACGCGCCGGGCCCTATTACGGTGCTGGCTGTGCCTGATAATGGCTGGAGTGCCATTGGAGTGAATACGGAACAACAGGTCCGCAGTTTGAATAAAGACAGTCTCCGTCATGCCCTGCAATACCATGTGTTGAAGAACAGGAGATGGATCACTACCGATTTCGCTACCAATGGGGTGGACGTTCGCCTCGAAACATTGGCCGGGGAAAGCGTGTATGTTTCTGCAGTAAACAAGAACAACGATTATTTCTTCGGGGGCGCCAGGATCTCCCGCAAGGATATCATTCTCGCAAACGGAGTAATGCAGGTGATGAACAAATTCATGCAGTACCATAAAGGGAAAACAGTGCAGGATCACCTCGCTGCAAAGCCTGAGTTCAGCCTGTTTGTAACCGGACTGAAGAAATTCGGAATCTGGGATGAACTGGCTAACAAAGGTCCTTTTACCATTTTCGCGCCCGATAACGATGCGTTCGCCGCCAAAGGCATCACAGCTGAAACCATCAATAATCTCAATGTGGATCTGTTCCATGCGCAACGTTTGTTCGGTGCTTATATCATATATCAAAGTCACTTCTTTGTATCTGATCAGCACGTGTTCAAATCTCTTGGGGCAGAATATTCCTATCCATACACGCTCAGGAATGATACCTGGTATGTGAACTTCGGAACAAGCCTGCTGCAGACCAATCCTTCCGATATATTCTTTACGCCCTATCCTGAATTGACATACTTCAGACCAGTTCCGGGAGGATTGCCTGTGGTGATAGGAATGGTCACACAAAGCTCTTACAATTCGAAGCCCCTTGTATGGTATGACCATCTCTGTGAAAATGGGATCGTTCACCGCCTGCACGGACTGCTCGCGCTTCCTGCAGATGCCAGCAAATAA
- a CDS encoding fasciclin domain-containing protein yields the protein MKTYIQYGFIALMLLALITGCKKDEYIPPPEGEKIPYQDPMHQPVAEILTNTPLFRKLIEQSNMDSLLTTKMPLTILAPSDAAMQAAGYTETTIAGMAALDADTIVALHVVRNTITKDELLRVAGNLETASLLKKKGLYVRGYYYGDGQTNNISRDAFWYRQMLKGLGDKLWVNGVPSGDLNKAKPAEYGYVYVLDKVQVRPVGQSFWSYLETDPRFSMFIQLQKKVDELFDLKYRKVYEENTGWDPGGWGWVDSRRTQYTLYYDIQADPYDPNGDSYTGFNTMFAPTNDAFHAAGFQTIDDVLAMNEQLFREPVFDFNTWEISSFGYVTDSIFTYHWDYGLDNQPYTGLYGKRGPVANLFYANDLRNEYLGDFMISSYVGYFYYRMPFNFGEKDGKPTVQVKGSTAEPATVLETIPTLSGPLHVVDRLLIPKDLKMN from the coding sequence ATGAAAACTTACATACAATACGGGTTCATTGCATTGATGCTCCTGGCATTGATCACAGGATGCAAAAAGGATGAATACATCCCGCCGCCCGAGGGAGAAAAGATCCCATACCAGGACCCCATGCACCAGCCTGTTGCTGAAATTTTGACGAACACTCCTTTGTTCCGCAAACTGATAGAACAAAGCAATATGGATTCCCTGCTAACTACAAAAATGCCCCTCACCATCCTGGCTCCATCCGATGCCGCCATGCAGGCGGCAGGGTATACGGAAACAACCATAGCAGGTATGGCGGCTTTGGACGCGGATACCATCGTAGCCCTTCACGTAGTAAGGAATACCATTACAAAGGATGAGTTGCTGCGTGTTGCAGGCAATTTGGAAACTGCCAGCCTGCTCAAAAAGAAAGGCCTCTATGTTCGGGGATACTATTACGGTGATGGACAGACGAACAATATTTCACGCGATGCATTTTGGTACAGGCAGATGCTGAAAGGTTTGGGTGATAAATTATGGGTGAATGGTGTGCCTTCCGGAGACCTCAATAAAGCGAAGCCCGCTGAATATGGTTATGTATATGTGCTGGATAAAGTACAGGTAAGACCAGTGGGCCAATCATTCTGGTCTTACCTGGAAACTGATCCCAGGTTCAGCATGTTCATTCAGCTGCAGAAGAAAGTAGACGAGCTGTTCGATCTCAAATACAGGAAAGTGTATGAAGAGAATACCGGCTGGGACCCCGGAGGCTGGGGCTGGGTAGATTCCAGGAGAACACAATATACACTGTACTATGATATTCAGGCTGACCCGTATGACCCGAATGGCGATAGCTATACCGGTTTCAACACCATGTTTGCTCCAACCAATGATGCCTTTCATGCAGCCGGCTTCCAGACCATCGATGATGTGCTGGCTATGAATGAACAGCTCTTCAGGGAACCAGTATTCGACTTCAACACCTGGGAGATTTCTTCCTTTGGTTATGTGACCGATTCCATTTTTACCTACCACTGGGATTACGGATTGGACAACCAGCCTTATACAGGTCTTTATGGTAAGCGTGGGCCGGTAGCCAACCTGTTCTATGCGAACGATCTCAGGAATGAATACCTGGGAGATTTTATGATCAGTAGTTATGTGGGCTACTTCTACTATAGAATGCCTTTCAACTTCGGAGAGAAGGATGGTAAACCTACCGTGCAGGTAAAAGGTTCCACTGCAGAACCAGCCACTGTACTGGAAACCATCCCCACCCTGAGTGGGCCTCTGCACGTGGTTGACCGTTTACTGATTCCCAAAGACCTTAAAATGAACTAA
- a CDS encoding fasciclin domain-containing protein has product MKLKKKIYFFSLLSILGMGSCVKENDEQLSNYDNNKINLVVADNFNLSAMSATLRRSGLDKPLQDGEGPFTLLAPSDLAFNNAGYGSALAVLGAKGDVIARIAQYHTMDGKYELSKLPYLFNQELRSRGGKMFATHWIKGNDTVLTINGSRVLASNIPASNGLIQVINQVLAPYTHDHLGDAIAAENDITLFSQALKTSGVLETINGTGPFTIFAPNNAAMKARGYQTVQQILGTDPLQLKALVDYHVVRDRRFIYDYILSTGSSNTTKQAMLNGNTVDIKLLADPQAPGSFNSISLRGIGNTTDVALVKRDVLTGNGVLHVINNTLRITQ; this is encoded by the coding sequence ATGAAGCTGAAGAAAAAAATATATTTCTTTTCCTTGCTATCCATATTGGGAATGGGTTCCTGTGTAAAAGAAAATGACGAGCAACTGAGCAATTACGATAACAACAAGATCAACCTGGTAGTGGCCGATAATTTCAATCTCTCTGCAATGAGCGCAACCCTGCGCCGTAGCGGCCTCGATAAACCGCTCCAGGATGGTGAGGGACCATTTACCTTACTGGCTCCTTCGGATCTTGCTTTCAATAATGCCGGTTACGGGAGTGCATTAGCGGTGCTTGGCGCCAAAGGGGATGTGATTGCACGCATCGCGCAATATCATACCATGGATGGAAAGTATGAGCTCAGCAAACTGCCTTATCTCTTTAACCAGGAACTGCGTTCGCGTGGTGGAAAAATGTTTGCTACACACTGGATCAAGGGAAATGATACTGTGCTTACCATTAATGGCTCCCGGGTATTGGCTTCCAATATTCCTGCTTCCAACGGACTGATCCAGGTGATCAACCAGGTACTGGCGCCTTACACGCACGATCACCTGGGTGATGCTATTGCCGCTGAGAATGATATCACGCTTTTTTCACAGGCCCTGAAAACTTCCGGTGTGCTGGAAACCATCAACGGAACAGGCCCCTTCACCATATTCGCTCCCAACAATGCGGCCATGAAGGCAAGGGGCTATCAAACTGTACAACAGATACTCGGGACCGATCCTCTGCAATTGAAAGCGCTGGTTGACTATCATGTGGTGCGCGACAGGCGATTCATTTATGATTATATCCTCAGCACCGGTTCTTCAAACACTACAAAACAAGCCATGTTGAATGGCAATACGGTGGATATAAAACTGCTGGCAGACCCTCAGGCGCCGGGTAGCTTCAACAGCATTTCATTGCGGGGGATCGGTAATACCACTGATGTGGCATTGGTGAAAAGAGATGTGCTTACCGGTAACGGCGTATTACATGTGATCAATAATACACTTCGCATTACTCAATAG
- a CDS encoding TonB-dependent receptor: MKNIGKAGCFLFCLVMLLSLAGNAQETTGSLSGKIKDTAGKVVAGASITAIHTASGTKYSVATDDKGFYFLNNMRIGNGYKITVSMVGMQPETRENVDIRLGGSQQLDIILTTGSQQLSAVTVSAKGRKLSARADTYGAGKNISADQVRNMPTVNRSITDITRLTPQGSRDNSFGGSNFRYNNVTIDGAINNDAIGFSPSLGGQTGTSGMAGSSTRTNPVSLDAIEDMQVYLAPFDVKIGNFTGGSVNAVTRSGTNNITGSVYGFGRFAAITGKDKAGKLGKMNDDFYDYQAGFRLGFPIIKNKLFFFTNEEITKRQDPTQLTVGTEETSHILSAADADAISGAVKNRYGNIFDAGTAGIYTNTSESKKFFNRLDWNINNNHQLAIRNNTILSKATHMDRDQQDFRFSSMAFEQTNNQTSTVAELKSRFSNQLSGNLVVGFTQVNDKRDPLSDPSLPQVQIMGRTPGTTIYLGTDREASIFNMRQRTWEFTANLNYSSGAHKFLVGTHNELYNIRYGFVNGWNGRVDYLNIEDFLSNNPYRVRGSYNYTNNTREYIMNNPAASFNVHLYSVYVQDEIRVNDKLRITPGLRADMAYLPDMPVMSDKVRSILADPNFGNTYTYTPLNRIENKFLNKVQLSPRIGFRYDALGNGDLILRGGAGLFTGRIPFAWLAYAYYNTGSSYGAFDQRADDKGFAPGSDAIKPNPNGIGEFIQQNGAVINNPNSGKTQVDLVDNDFVMPKVFRGSLGVDYETMNKWKFTLEGLYTKVIKDIMFQQLNTSDDPHYYGYDLNRQQPVYSGTVDPRFSNTYLLSNTNQGYRYSVTASVTKTIGSKLNATVAYNYGQSKDLSNGVRNSMESNWQLNQSLVPNNPGLAYSNFDVRHRIVANASYTHYWQKAGKTNVSLFFSAQSGAPFTYGIVNNSIQGLPQQVSLVYIPNWEEAIRFFKDVNGKTAQQQADEFNAFIDKNKYLRSRRGDFTERNLGRTPWNVQADLHVSHDIFLNKTRSQFITVVVDVMNVTNLLNKNWGIQYFSPNTFNSTASVGLTPTLFPPLQNPGNYPVYTFNDPGKSYSIDYFGSRTQMQLGVRYTF; this comes from the coding sequence ATGAAGAATATTGGAAAAGCCGGTTGTTTTCTTTTTTGCCTGGTAATGCTGCTGAGCCTTGCCGGCAATGCGCAGGAAACTACCGGATCACTTAGCGGGAAGATAAAGGATACAGCAGGAAAGGTTGTGGCAGGAGCCAGCATCACCGCCATTCATACGGCATCGGGAACAAAATATTCGGTAGCCACCGATGATAAGGGATTTTACTTCCTCAACAATATGCGTATCGGTAATGGATATAAGATCACAGTGTCTATGGTTGGTATGCAACCCGAAACCAGGGAAAACGTGGATATCAGGCTGGGAGGTTCTCAGCAGCTCGATATCATCCTTACGACCGGCAGCCAGCAATTAAGCGCTGTAACCGTTTCCGCCAAAGGAAGAAAACTCAGTGCCCGTGCAGATACCTATGGAGCCGGAAAAAATATCAGTGCAGACCAGGTACGTAATATGCCCACCGTGAACAGGAGCATCACGGATATCACGAGACTAACGCCGCAGGGTAGTCGCGATAACAGTTTCGGAGGTTCTAATTTCCGTTACAATAACGTCACCATCGACGGCGCCATCAACAATGACGCTATTGGTTTCAGTCCTTCACTCGGTGGCCAGACCGGCACTTCCGGAATGGCCGGCAGCAGCACCCGCACCAATCCTGTCTCTCTCGATGCCATCGAGGATATGCAGGTGTATCTCGCGCCTTTCGATGTGAAGATCGGTAACTTCACAGGCGGTTCCGTGAATGCCGTTACCCGCAGCGGCACCAACAATATTACCGGCTCTGTATATGGTTTCGGCAGATTTGCCGCCATCACGGGAAAGGACAAAGCAGGCAAACTGGGAAAGATGAACGATGATTTCTATGATTACCAGGCCGGCTTCCGCCTCGGCTTCCCCATCATCAAAAACAAACTCTTCTTCTTCACCAACGAAGAGATCACAAAAAGACAGGATCCCACACAGCTTACTGTTGGTACGGAAGAGACCAGTCATATCCTTTCCGCTGCCGATGCTGACGCTATCAGCGGCGCGGTGAAAAATCGCTATGGCAATATCTTCGATGCCGGTACTGCAGGGATTTACACCAATACCAGCGAGTCTAAGAAATTCTTCAACCGCCTCGACTGGAATATCAACAACAATCACCAGCTCGCCATTCGCAACAATACTATCCTGAGCAAGGCCACGCATATGGACCGTGACCAGCAGGATTTCCGTTTCAGCAGCATGGCATTTGAGCAAACCAATAACCAGACCAGCACTGTAGCTGAACTGAAGAGCAGATTCAGCAATCAGCTCTCCGGCAACCTGGTAGTTGGTTTCACGCAGGTGAATGACAAACGTGATCCTCTCAGTGATCCCAGCCTGCCGCAGGTTCAGATCATGGGACGTACCCCCGGCACTACCATTTATCTTGGTACTGACCGCGAAGCCAGCATTTTCAATATGCGGCAGCGCACCTGGGAATTCACTGCCAACCTGAATTACAGCTCCGGCGCACACAAATTCCTGGTGGGTACACATAATGAACTTTACAATATCCGCTATGGATTCGTGAACGGTTGGAATGGCCGCGTGGATTATTTGAATATCGAAGATTTCTTAAGCAATAATCCTTACCGGGTACGTGGAAGCTACAACTATACCAACAACACGCGTGAGTATATCATGAATAATCCTGCTGCCAGTTTCAATGTACATCTGTACAGTGTATATGTGCAGGACGAGATCAGGGTGAACGATAAGTTGCGCATTACGCCGGGTCTCCGTGCGGATATGGCTTACCTGCCGGATATGCCGGTAATGAGCGATAAGGTTCGAAGTATCCTTGCCGATCCCAACTTTGGTAACACTTATACCTATACGCCGCTGAACCGCATCGAAAACAAATTCCTCAACAAGGTGCAGTTATCTCCACGTATTGGTTTCCGTTATGATGCCCTTGGAAATGGCGATCTGATCCTGCGTGGCGGGGCTGGTCTCTTCACCGGTCGTATTCCTTTTGCCTGGCTGGCATACGCCTATTACAATACAGGCAGCAGCTATGGAGCTTTCGATCAGCGTGCAGACGATAAGGGTTTTGCTCCCGGCAGCGATGCTATCAAACCCAATCCTAATGGTATTGGCGAATTCATTCAGCAGAACGGCGCTGTGATCAATAATCCGAACAGCGGCAAAACCCAGGTGGACCTGGTGGACAATGACTTTGTGATGCCCAAGGTTTTTCGTGGAAGCCTGGGCGTGGATTATGAAACAATGAACAAATGGAAATTCACGCTGGAAGGTTTGTACACCAAAGTGATCAAAGACATTATGTTCCAGCAATTGAACACCAGCGATGATCCTCATTACTATGGTTATGATCTGAACCGCCAACAGCCGGTTTACAGTGGTACGGTCGATCCCCGTTTCTCCAACACTTACCTGTTGAGCAATACCAATCAGGGCTACCGCTATAGTGTAACCGCTTCTGTTACCAAAACCATCGGCAGCAAACTGAATGCTACTGTGGCTTACAATTATGGTCAATCCAAAGACCTGAGCAATGGGGTCAGGAACTCCATGGAGAGTAACTGGCAATTGAACCAGAGCCTGGTGCCCAATAATCCTGGCCTGGCATACAGCAATTTCGATGTGCGTCACCGGATCGTTGCCAATGCATCGTATACGCATTACTGGCAGAAGGCTGGTAAGACGAATGTGAGTCTTTTCTTCAGCGCGCAATCCGGCGCACCTTTCACTTATGGAATAGTGAACAACAGTATCCAGGGACTGCCGCAGCAGGTATCGCTGGTATATATTCCCAACTGGGAAGAGGCTATCAGGTTTTTCAAGGATGTAAATGGGAAAACTGCACAGCAGCAGGCTGATGAGTTCAATGCATTTATCGATAAGAACAAATACCTCAGGAGCAGGAGAGGAGATTTTACTGAAAGGAACCTGGGTCGGACACCCTGGAATGTACAGGCTGACCTGCATGTATCGCATGATATCTTCCTGAACAAAACCAGGTCTCAATTCATCACTGTAGTAGTGGACGTGATGAATGTCACCAACCTGCTTAACAAGAACTGGGGTATACAATATTTCTCGCCCAATACCTTCAACAGTACGGCCAGCGTGGGTTTAACGCCAACACTGTTCCCGCCGTTACAGAACCCCGGCAACTATCCTGTGTATACGTTCAATGATCCGGGTAAATCGTACAGCATCGATTATTTCGGCTCCAGAACACAGATGCAGCTGGGTGTCAGGTATACATTCTAA
- a CDS encoding IPT/TIG domain-containing protein encodes MHINMKVYSKWLFLFSLLLISSVVLIATGCKKDDKAPPVQMIIKNYYPNSGQAGTLVTIEGTGFSNNISQYKAAIAGADAEMVSATSEALVLRMPVAGKTGNLSFVYQEKTYEVGQYTYQALTVSRVFPNNGTVGSQIRISGAGFSSVKEPAAVLVNGKAALIVSVTDTLIVAEIPAEAGTGPVTVKVDGMEAKGQDFKYQAISAIKPLSGGAATRVTIRGSGFESTTDGNIIDFNGKPATVISATETEIVVQAPAEVSTGPVSVNINGQKIIGPAFTVVGKPVINVVSPLSGPQGSIMTITGDIFSTMPDENKVFINNVEVPVTTASKNQLQLTLPGGTGSGTVRVVVNDQATEGPQFKDQTLGITRITPDNGLAGTNITVTGTGFSAVTAENIVTINGVPATVTTATETSLVLTAPATVSTGQLKVVVNGLEALSPVPFKRAGVMTLAGGPASSVFTSGAAAMAIDSDGNLYVVDQQAKLVKKIAPDGTVSNLQAGGSDIIFGMPSGITIDKNDNIFVSDQTAMQIRKITPAGVNTVHTSGFASTQITVDGNGVIYANVSGFAQGINRVTTVGTYTKVNGPYWVMTRVVVDASGNIYYPDQNANSGNGIRTTTTAGQSFDFVGNSEAGFADGVSYMAQFNGIGSAVFANAGEMLVADNNNKALRKVEMATRTVSTIQRFSWGYQDGTLSEAKFNSMTDMCIGADGSIYILDATNKSVRKIFLQ; translated from the coding sequence ATGCACATCAATATGAAAGTTTACAGTAAATGGTTATTCCTTTTCAGCCTCCTGCTTATTTCTTCGGTAGTGTTGATTGCCACCGGATGCAAGAAGGATGATAAGGCGCCGCCTGTACAGATGATCATCAAAAATTATTATCCCAACAGTGGCCAGGCAGGAACCCTGGTAACCATCGAGGGTACAGGTTTCTCCAATAATATTTCACAATACAAAGCAGCAATCGCCGGCGCTGATGCAGAAATGGTCAGCGCCACTTCCGAAGCCCTGGTGCTGAGGATGCCGGTTGCCGGTAAAACGGGAAATCTGTCTTTTGTTTACCAGGAGAAAACTTATGAGGTTGGACAATATACTTACCAGGCATTGACGGTAAGTCGTGTGTTCCCTAATAACGGTACTGTGGGTTCGCAGATCAGGATCAGTGGTGCAGGATTCAGCAGTGTGAAGGAGCCTGCAGCGGTGCTGGTGAATGGTAAGGCCGCGCTGATTGTGAGTGTGACGGATACTTTGATTGTTGCCGAGATCCCTGCTGAAGCAGGTACCGGTCCGGTTACCGTAAAAGTGGATGGCATGGAAGCGAAGGGCCAGGATTTCAAATACCAGGCCATCAGCGCCATCAAACCATTGAGCGGTGGTGCGGCTACGCGTGTAACCATCCGCGGTAGTGGTTTCGAGTCAACAACTGATGGCAATATTATCGACTTCAATGGCAAGCCTGCTACTGTAATATCTGCTACAGAAACGGAGATCGTGGTGCAGGCGCCGGCGGAAGTGAGCACCGGGCCGGTAAGTGTGAACATCAACGGACAAAAGATCATAGGTCCAGCTTTCACGGTAGTTGGCAAGCCCGTGATCAATGTGGTGTCTCCGCTGAGCGGTCCGCAGGGATCCATCATGACCATCACTGGTGATATCTTCAGCACCATGCCGGATGAGAACAAGGTATTCATCAATAATGTTGAAGTACCTGTAACTACCGCTTCAAAGAACCAACTGCAGCTAACCCTGCCCGGTGGAACCGGATCGGGAACTGTGAGAGTGGTGGTAAATGACCAGGCTACGGAAGGCCCACAATTTAAAGACCAGACCCTGGGTATTACCCGCATCACACCTGATAACGGTCTGGCAGGAACGAACATTACAGTAACCGGTACAGGATTCAGTGCAGTTACCGCTGAGAATATCGTTACCATCAATGGCGTTCCTGCAACGGTAACCACTGCAACGGAAACAAGCCTGGTGCTGACGGCGCCTGCAACAGTGAGCACAGGTCAGTTGAAAGTAGTTGTGAATGGACTGGAAGCTTTGTCTCCTGTGCCTTTCAAACGTGCAGGTGTAATGACATTGGCGGGAGGACCTGCCAGTTCAGTGTTCACTTCCGGCGCTGCCGCGATGGCCATTGATAGTGATGGTAACCTCTATGTAGTGGACCAGCAGGCAAAACTGGTAAAGAAGATCGCGCCTGATGGAACTGTATCCAATCTGCAGGCTGGTGGATCGGATATCATTTTTGGTATGCCCTCTGGTATCACCATCGATAAGAACGATAATATCTTTGTATCTGATCAGACAGCTATGCAGATCAGGAAGATCACACCTGCTGGTGTTAACACTGTACATACTTCAGGATTTGCATCCACTCAGATCACCGTGGATGGTAACGGAGTGATATATGCGAATGTGTCGGGCTTTGCCCAGGGGATCAACAGGGTAACAACCGTTGGTACCTACACAAAGGTTAACGGACCTTATTGGGTGATGACGCGTGTGGTGGTGGATGCTTCCGGCAATATCTATTATCCTGACCAGAATGCAAATAGTGGAAATGGAATTAGAACCACAACAACAGCTGGACAGAGCTTTGATTTTGTGGGCAACTCTGAAGCAGGTTTTGCTGATGGAGTGAGTTATATGGCGCAATTCAACGGTATCGGCAGCGCTGTATTTGCTAATGCCGGAGAGATGCTGGTGGCTGATAACAATAACAAGGCGCTGAGAAAAGTGGAAATGGCTACCAGAACGGTGAGCACTATCCAGCGATTCAGCTGGGGTTACCAGGATGGAACATTGAGCGAAGCTAAATTCAATTCGATGACCGATATGTGTATCGGCGCTGATGGCAGTATCTATATCCTGGATGCCACCAACAAAAGCGTCAGAAAGATATTCCTGCAGTAA